From Burkholderiales bacterium:
GCAGCAGGACCTCGGGCTTTACCGCAATGCAGCGCGCGATGCACAGGCGCTGCTGCTGTCCTCCTGAAAGACTCGTGCCGCCCTGGCGCAGCTTGTCCTTGACCTCGTCCCACAGCGCGCCCTTGCGCAGCGCCCACTCCACCCGCTCGTCCATCGCGGAGCGCGAGAGCTTCTCGTGCATCGAGACGCCGAACGCGATGTTGTCGTAGATCGTCATCGGGAACGGGGTCGGCTTCTGGAACACCATGCCGACGCGCGCGCGCAGGTCGATGAGATCGACGTCGCGATCGAGGATGTTGCGGCCGTCCAGCGTGAGCTGCCCTTGCGCGCGCTGCTCCGGATAGAGCTCGTACATGCGGTTGAACGCGCGCAGCAGCGTCGACTTGCCGCAGCCGGAGGGGCCGATGAAGGCGGTGACGCGGCGCTTGTAGATGTCCAGGTCGATGTTCTTGAGCGCGTGAAACCGGCCGTAATAGAAGTTGAAGTTCCGTGCGGCGATCTGCACGGTCTCCTTCAGCGGCTCTACGGTGCGCTGGGCTATGGCGAACGCCGGTGCGCTCATTGCTTCAGACCTTCCTTGAACATGACGCGTGCGAGCACGTTGAGCAGCAGCACGCCGGCGGTGATGAGGAACACGCCGGCCCACGCGAGCTGCTGCCAGTCCTGGAACGGGCTCATCGCGAACTTGAATATGGTGACCGGCAGGTTGGCCATCGGATCGGCGAGGCTCACGCTCCAGAACTGGTTCGAGAGCGCGGTGAAGAGCAGCGGCGCGGTCTCGCCGGCGATGCGCGCGACCGCGAGCAGCACGCCGGTGACGATGCCGGCGCGCGCGGCCCGGGCCGTCACCAGCGTGACGACTTTCCATTTCTGCGCGCCGAGCGCGAAGACCGCTTCGCGCAGGCTGTCGGGTACGAGGATCAGCATGTTCTCGGTCGTCCTCACGACGACCGGAACGACGATCAGCGCCAGCGCGGCGACACCCGCAAGGCCGGAGAAGGTCTTCATCTGCGCCACCATGATCGCGTAGATGAACAGACCGATCACGATCGACGGCGCGGAGAGCAGGATGTCGTTGACGAACCGCGTCGACGCACCGAGCCAGCCGCGCTGTCCGTACTCGGCGAGATAGATGCCCGCGAGCATGCCGATCGGCGTGCCGATGAGGCTCGCCGCGCCGACCATGATCAGGCTGCCGGCGATCGCGTTCGCCAGGCCGCCTTCACTGCCGGGCGGCGGGGTCATCTTCGTAAAGAGATCGAGGGAGAGACCGCCGACGCCGAGACGGATCACCTCGATCAGGATCCAGGCGAGCCAGAAGAGCCCGAACGCCATCGCGCCGAGCGAAGCGCCGAGCGCGATCCGGTTGACGAGCTTGCGCCGTCCATGGAGCGTCATGCGCGCGCCCCTTCGGTGCGGCTCAATCGCGACAGCAGCAGCTTGGAGGCGGCGAGCACGAGAAAGGTGATGAAGAAGAGGATCAGGCCGAGCTCGATCAGCGCGGACGAATGCAGGCCGGGGTTCGCTTCCTGGAACTCGTTGGCGAGGGCCGAGGTGATGCTGTTGCCGGGACTGAAGAGCGACGCGTTCGACAGGAAGTTGGTGTTGCCGATGACGAAGGTCACCGCCATCGTCTCGCCGAGCGCGCGTCCGAGGCCGAGCATGACGCCGCCGATCACGCCGACCCTGGTGTACGAGAGCACCACCTTCCACGTCACTTCCCAGGTGGTCGCGCCGAGCGCGTACGCCGATTCCTTCAGCATCGCCGGCGTCACGAGAAACACGTCGCGCATCACCGCCGCGATGAACGGGATGATCATGATCGCGAGGATGACACCGGCGGTGAGCAGGCCGATGCCGAGCGGCGGTCCGCGGAAGAGCACGCCGATGCCGGGCAGCCGGCCGAGCGTGGCGGCGAGCGCCGGCTCGACGTACTGACCGAACAGCGGCGCGAATACGAGCAGGCCCCACATGCCGTAGACGATGCTCGGGA
This genomic window contains:
- the pstA gene encoding phosphate ABC transporter permease PstA; protein product: MTLHGRRKLVNRIALGASLGAMAFGLFWLAWILIEVIRLGVGGLSLDLFTKMTPPPGSEGGLANAIAGSLIMVGAASLIGTPIGMLAGIYLAEYGQRGWLGASTRFVNDILLSAPSIVIGLFIYAIMVAQMKTFSGLAGVAALALIVVPVVVRTTENMLILVPDSLREAVFALGAQKWKVVTLVTARAARAGIVTGVLLAVARIAGETAPLLFTALSNQFWSVSLADPMANLPVTIFKFAMSPFQDWQQLAWAGVFLITAGVLLLNVLARVMFKEGLKQ
- the pstC gene encoding phosphate ABC transporter permease PstC; protein product: MPRRRSALADALFFNLARFFAVVTLLTLVGIIVSLIVASWPTIEKFGLSFLWQSEWNPPADRFGALVPIYGTLVTSAIALIIAVPVSFGIALFLTELSPRWLRRPLGTAIELLAAIPSIVYGMWGLLVFAPLFGQYVEPALAATLGRLPGIGVLFRGPPLGIGLLTAGVILAIMIIPFIAAVMRDVFLVTPAMLKESAYALGATTWEVTWKVVLSYTRVGVIGGVMLGLGRALGETMAVTFVIGNTNFLSNASLFSPGNSITSALANEFQEANPGLHSSALIELGLILFFITFLVLAASKLLLSRLSRTEGARA
- the pstB gene encoding phosphate ABC transporter ATP-binding protein PstB, translated to MSAPAFAIAQRTVEPLKETVQIAARNFNFYYGRFHALKNIDLDIYKRRVTAFIGPSGCGKSTLLRAFNRMYELYPEQRAQGQLTLDGRNILDRDVDLIDLRARVGMVFQKPTPFPMTIYDNIAFGVSMHEKLSRSAMDERVEWALRKGALWDEVKDKLRQGGTSLSGGQQQRLCIARCIAVKPEVLLLDEPTSALDPISTARIEELIGELKRDFTIVIVTHNMQQAARVSDYTAYMYLGELVEVGRTDSLFIKPQKRETEDYITGRFG